A single window of Vigna unguiculata cultivar IT97K-499-35 chromosome 1, ASM411807v1, whole genome shotgun sequence DNA harbors:
- the LOC114162446 gene encoding WAT1-related protein At5g07050-like — protein MEGDGYCGGFFQRCKPYIAMISLQFGFAGMNIITKVSLNRGMSHYVLVVYRHAFATAAIAPFALVLERKVRPKITFLMFMQIFVLGLLGPVIDQNLYYAGLKFTSPTYSCAISNMLPAMTFVMAAIFRMEKVDIRKLRCQAKVIGTIVTVAGAMLMTLYKGQVISFLGSQYMHHPRNYVPENTTGSGEKDWFKGSILLIIATLAWASFFILQAVTLRKYPAQLSLTALVCALGTLQSIAVTFVMEHRPSVWTIGWDMNLLAAAYAGIISSGITYYVQGIVMQKKGPVFVTAFSPLMMIIVAIMGAFILAEKIYLGGVTGAVLIVMGLYAVLWGKYKENKEKEAEITIEVMKCCSENGRLETVVEDAETNNDIEMQKGEEASRELRVAIVVPKV, from the exons atggaaggagATGGTTATTGTGGGGGTTTCTTTCAGAGGTGCAAGCCTTACATAGCCATGATTTCTCTGCAATTCGGGTTTGCGGGTATGAACATAATCACTAAGGTCTCCCTCAACCGTGGGATGAGCCACTATGTGCTTGTGGTTTATAGACACGCCTTTGCTACTGCGGCTATTGCTCCTTTTGCTCTTGTTCTTGAGAG GAAAGTGAGGCCCAAGATTACATTTCTTATGTTCATGCAAATATTCGTGTTGGGTCTACTTGG GCCTGTGATTGATCAGAACTTGTACTACGCGGGGTTGAAATTCACTTCCCCGACCTACTCATGTGCAATAAGCAACATGCTCCCTGCAATGACATTTGTGATGGCTGCTATTTTCAG GATGGAAAAGGTGGACATTAGAAAACTTAGATGCCAAGCAAAAGTGATAGGAACTATAGTAACAGTTGCTGGGGCCATGTTGATGACATTGTACAAAGGTCAAGTCATCAGTTTCTTGGGTTCTCAGTACATGCATCACCCCAGAAATTATGTTCCGGAAAACACCACTGGTTCTGGGGAAAAGGATTGGTTTAAAGGCTCTATTCTTCTCATAATTGCCACTCTTGCTTGGGCTTCTTTCTTCATCCTTCAG GCAGTAACACTAAGAAAATACCCTGCTCAGCTCTCTCTCACAGCACTTGTGTGTGCCTTGGGTACACTGCAATCAATTGCAGTTACCTTTGTCATGGAGCACAGGCCATCTGTTTGGACCATTGGCTGGGATATGAACCTTCTTGCAGCAGCCTATGCT GGAATAATATCATCAGGAATCACCTACTATGTTCAAGGGATTGTCATGCAAAAGAAAGGGCCTGTTTTTGTAACTGCTTTCAGCCCTTTGATGATGATTATCGTAGCCATCATGGGTGCTTTCATCCTTGcagaaaaaatatatcttggaGG GGTCACAGGAGCTGTTCTCATAGTAATGGGACTCTACGCAGTTCTGTGGGGCAAATACAAGGAGAACAAGGAGAAAGAAGCGGAGATAACCATTGAGGTGATGAAGTGTTGTTCAGAAAATGGGAGGCTGGAGACTGTGGTGGAAGATGCTGAAACAAACAACGATATTGAGATGCAAAAGGGTGAAGAAGCGTCCAGAGAGTTAAGGGTAGCCATTGTTGTTCCAAAAGTTTGA